Within Oncorhynchus tshawytscha isolate Ot180627B unplaced genomic scaffold, Otsh_v2.0 Un_contig_8761_pilon_pilon, whole genome shotgun sequence, the genomic segment tctctctccctcccctctctgtctctctctctctctctctctctctctcccctctctctgtctctctgtctctctccctctctctctctctctctctctctgtctctctctctctctctctctctctctctctctctctctctctctctctctccctctctctctctctctctgtctctctctctgtctctccctctctctctgtctctctctctctctctctctctctctctctctctgtctctctctcctctctctgtctctctctcccctctctctctctgtctctctctccctctctctctctctctctctctctgtctctctctgtctctctctctctctcctctctctctctgtctctctcccccctcctctgtctctctcccctctctctctgtctctctccccctctctctctctctctctctctctctgtctctctctctctgtctctctccccctctctctctgtctcctctctctctctctctctctctctctcccctctctctctctctctctctctgtctctctctctctgtctctccccctctctctctctctctctctctctctctctctcctctctctgtctctccctctctctccccctctcccccctgggggctctctctctctctctttcctcaggaGTGTAAAGTATCATCCAGCTCCTCATCAGTCCAGAAGAATTTCTCTCGTCCGGCCTGTCCAGCCAACCGCCGCCCCCCGTCACGCTGGGCTAGTTgttccccctccacctcttcctcctcctcctcctcctcctccacccctataAACCAGCCCTCTTCCGGCTCCGCccacaaacacacctcattctcCTACTCAGCCTATCACACGGAGACAGTCATCATCTGACCCCTTAGCTGACCCTGTGTTTCAACCAATAAGATGCCTTTCGTTACTATACGTACTCTGACATTTCTTTTCTCAATTCATCCTTCCTTGATTCCTTCACATCGAAGGACCGAGTCGGGGGgtggggacggggacgggggggacgaccttctcctccaatatgGTTGTGAAGAACGTGATGATGAACTGAGATAGAACCCGACTCAAACCTGCCTTTTCCTCCATCTCCTCGATACGTACCAAGACTGTTATTTCTACAACCAACTGGACGATCCAAGAGCTCCAACGTGGACCAACGTGGAGTTAGTTCACCGATCATCTTCAGAATGTAATCTCATCGACTAGTGGACGAGGCGTTTCATGTATTCTACTATAGCAACTCCAGGATCCCCAATGCTGACTGTACCTCTGTGGCTtattctgcatcccaaatagcaccctattccctatatagtgcaacactactttagaccagagcccag encodes:
- the LOC112239351 gene encoding putative protein TPRXL — encoded protein: MDLLEEMMDKDYWDQSGPASGHSSHTHSHHSQLTSSHRETRLTMQECKVSSSSSSVQKNFSRPACPANRRPPSRWASCSPSTSSSSSSSSSTPINQPSSGSAHKHTSFSYSAYHTETVII